The following are encoded in a window of Gossypium raimondii isolate GPD5lz chromosome 13, ASM2569854v1, whole genome shotgun sequence genomic DNA:
- the LOC105784095 gene encoding protein TRANSPARENT TESTA 16 isoform X1 yields MGRGKIAIKRIENQTTRQVTFSKRRAGLLKKTHELSVLCDAQIGLIIFSSTGKMCQYCTQPYRMEQIIERYQKVTGTRIPEHDNREHLYNELAVLRKETRLLQLSMRRYTGEDMSSIPYEELDQLEQELERSVNKVRERKNELLQQQLDNLRRKERMLEEENNNMYRWIQEHRAAIEYQQQGGLEAKPVEHHQQVLDEFPFYGEPSSVLQLATIPQQFSYQLQLAQPNLQDSNV; encoded by the exons ATGGGACGTGGAAAGATAGCCATCAAGAGGATCGAGAACCAAACGACACGGCAAGTCACCTTTTCGAAGCGCCGAGCTGGGCTTTTGAAGAAGACTCACGAACTCTCCGTTCTCTGCGATGCTCAAATTGGCCTCATCATCTTCTCAAGCACCGGCAAGATGTGCCAGTATTGCACTCAACCTTATAG AATGGAGCAAATCATTGAAAGGTACCAGAAGGTCACTGGGACTCGCATTCCTGAGCATGACAATCGG GAACATTTGTACAATGAATTGGCAGTGTTGAGGAAAGAAACCCGTCTTCTTCAACTAAGCATGAGACGCTACACCGGTGAGGACATGAGCTCTATACCCTACGAGGAGCTCGATCAACTCGAACAAGAACTCGAACGCTCCGTCAACAAGGTCCGAGAGCGAAAG AATGAGCTCTTGCAGCAACAGCTTGATAATCTACGTAGAAAG GAACGAATGCTTGAGGAAGAAAACAACAACATGTATCGTTGG ATTCAAGAACACCGAGCGGCAATCGAGTATCAACAACAGGGAGGGCTAGAAGCTAAGCCAGTGGAGCATCATCAACAAGTTCTTGATGAATTCCCCTTCTACGGAGAGCCAAGCAGTGTGCTTCAGCTTGCAACCATTCCTCAACAGTTCTCCTATCAGCTTCAGCTTGCTCAGCCCAACCTTCAAGATTCAAAtgtttag
- the LOC105784095 gene encoding protein TRANSPARENT TESTA 16 isoform X2, whose protein sequence is MGRGKIAIKRIENQTTRQVTFSKRRAGLLKKTHELSVLCDAQIGLIIFSSTGKMCQYCTQPYRMEQIIERYQKVTGTRIPEHDNREHLYNELAVLRKETRLLQLSMRRYTGEDMSSIPYEELDQLEQELERSVNKVRERKERMLEEENNNMYRWIQEHRAAIEYQQQGGLEAKPVEHHQQVLDEFPFYGEPSSVLQLATIPQQFSYQLQLAQPNLQDSNV, encoded by the exons ATGGGACGTGGAAAGATAGCCATCAAGAGGATCGAGAACCAAACGACACGGCAAGTCACCTTTTCGAAGCGCCGAGCTGGGCTTTTGAAGAAGACTCACGAACTCTCCGTTCTCTGCGATGCTCAAATTGGCCTCATCATCTTCTCAAGCACCGGCAAGATGTGCCAGTATTGCACTCAACCTTATAG AATGGAGCAAATCATTGAAAGGTACCAGAAGGTCACTGGGACTCGCATTCCTGAGCATGACAATCGG GAACATTTGTACAATGAATTGGCAGTGTTGAGGAAAGAAACCCGTCTTCTTCAACTAAGCATGAGACGCTACACCGGTGAGGACATGAGCTCTATACCCTACGAGGAGCTCGATCAACTCGAACAAGAACTCGAACGCTCCGTCAACAAGGTCCGAGAGCGAAAG GAACGAATGCTTGAGGAAGAAAACAACAACATGTATCGTTGG ATTCAAGAACACCGAGCGGCAATCGAGTATCAACAACAGGGAGGGCTAGAAGCTAAGCCAGTGGAGCATCATCAACAAGTTCTTGATGAATTCCCCTTCTACGGAGAGCCAAGCAGTGTGCTTCAGCTTGCAACCATTCCTCAACAGTTCTCCTATCAGCTTCAGCTTGCTCAGCCCAACCTTCAAGATTCAAAtgtttag